The Brachyhypopomus gauderio isolate BG-103 chromosome 7, BGAUD_0.2, whole genome shotgun sequence genome has a window encoding:
- the LOC143518224 gene encoding uncharacterized protein LOC143518224, giving the protein MPTNPAVMRNLVIVVIIAFTTWTITDAQKITPCCTKVSTAKLTESIIGFRLQKKNLPCITAVIFETERGHFCVDPRQRWVQEKVMELRSAKKNNVSTTLPPSPSRAVSPRLITSTPRG; this is encoded by the exons ATGCCTACCAACCCAGCAGTGATGAGAAACCTGGTCATCGTTGTAATCATCGCTTTTACCACCTGGACCATAACAG ATGCTCAGAAGATAACCCCCTGCTGTACGAAGGTCTCCACAGCCAAGCTGACCGAGTCCATCATAGGATTCAGGTTACAGAAGAAGAATCTGCCGTGCATCACAGCCGTCAT CTTTGAAACTGAGAGAGGACATTTCTGCGTTGATCCACGACAGCGCTGGGTACAGGAAAAGGTTATGGAGCTTAG GAGTGCTAAAAAGAACAACGTGTCCACAACCTTGCCACCCTCACCAAGTCGTGCAGTATCACCACGCCTGATCACTTCAACACCTAGAGGTTAA